From Ruminococcus sp. HUN007, a single genomic window includes:
- the rbfA gene encoding 30S ribosome-binding factor RbfA: protein MASFKAGRLGEDIKRELTAIMRELKDPRIAEFLTIVRVDLSNDLSHCKVYVSSFEGIEKAKESVKGLTSASGYIKRELFARLKMRKSPELKFIADNSIERSSEINKIIENFGHSDDTKEAE, encoded by the coding sequence ATGGCGAGTTTTAAAGCAGGACGACTTGGTGAAGATATAAAGAGAGAACTGACTGCCATCATGCGTGAGCTGAAGGATCCTAGAATTGCAGAATTTCTTACTATTGTAAGAGTGGATCTTTCAAACGACCTTTCACACTGCAAGGTCTATGTTTCAAGCTTCGAAGGTATTGAAAAGGCAAAGGAGTCTGTAAAGGGACTCACAAGTGCTTCCGGATATATAAAAAGAGAGCTTTTTGCGCGTCTTAAGATGCGCAAGAGCCCTGAACTCAAATTTATTGCTGACAATTCGATCGAACGTTCAAGCGAGATCAACAAGATAATCGAAAACTTCGGTCACAGTGACGACACAAAGGAAGCCGAATAA
- the truB gene encoding tRNA pseudouridine(55) synthase TruB has translation MNGILCINKPQGFTSFDVVAKLRGILKTRKIGHAGTLDPMATGVLPVFVGNATKACDIMPDSAKAYRASFRLGEQTDTQDSSGTVLKKCEVTCSAGDIEKLIPEFTGDIMQIPPMYSAVSVNGKRLYELARQGIEVERQPRKINVSSLILEEYSAETGEGVLYIECSKGTYIRTIIHDIGIRLGCGGVMTALVRTQSNGFTLSDCLTLEEVQALADEGAAEGKLLPVESVFESYPDIHLDADCTKLYRNGVKLFTRKIGLRNSDENVRYRVFSDEGKFMGLAFVKDDCLRVFKNFAL, from the coding sequence ATGAACGGCATACTGTGTATAAACAAACCGCAGGGTTTTACATCATTTGACGTGGTGGCAAAGCTGCGCGGCATACTCAAAACAAGGAAAATAGGCCACGCCGGTACACTTGATCCCATGGCGACAGGTGTGCTTCCGGTTTTCGTGGGAAACGCTACAAAAGCCTGCGACATAATGCCGGACAGTGCCAAGGCGTACAGAGCTTCATTCAGGCTCGGCGAACAGACCGATACACAGGACTCATCCGGTACTGTTCTGAAAAAATGTGAGGTCACCTGCAGCGCCGGTGACATAGAAAAACTCATTCCGGAATTCACCGGAGATATAATGCAGATACCTCCTATGTACTCTGCGGTCTCGGTGAACGGAAAAAGACTTTACGAGCTGGCAAGACAGGGTATTGAAGTCGAACGTCAGCCAAGAAAGATAAATGTATCTTCACTCATTCTTGAAGAGTATTCCGCGGAAACGGGTGAAGGCGTACTTTACATAGAATGTTCAAAGGGAACATACATAAGAACTATCATACACGACATCGGTATAAGGCTCGGCTGCGGCGGGGTCATGACAGCGCTTGTCCGTACTCAGTCAAACGGTTTCACACTTTCAGACTGTCTGACGCTTGAAGAAGTACAGGCCCTTGCGGACGAAGGTGCTGCTGAAGGAAAACTTCTGCCGGTGGAAAGTGTTTTTGAAAGTTATCCTGACATTCATCTTGATGCGGACTGCACGAAACTTTATAGGAACGGCGTTAAACTGTTTACAAGGAAGATCGGTCTGCGTAACAGTGATGAAAATGTACGTTACAGGGTGTTTTCCGATGAAGGAAAATTCATGGGACTTGCATTTGTAAAGGATGACTGTCTGAGAGTATTTAAAAATTTTGCCTTATAA
- a CDS encoding bifunctional riboflavin kinase/FAD synthetase, giving the protein MDIKDFSGKKTAVALGMFDGVHNGHRAVFERAESFSEQGAEAAVFTFDSESLVKKHGQSYRYVVPNSVKLEMIRNAGIGNICCADFSELKDYEAEEFAKSVLAGRMNAVRVVCGRDFRFGKGAAGDVASLREYGQKYGFEVSIVEPVVIDGETVSSSKIRELLSSGNVKKANRLLGYNYSITGTVTDGNHIGRTIDFPTINQSFGEGQLIPAYGVYATSVAIDGKQYDGITNIGVKPTVEKEAKPLAETHILGFSGDLYGKTLEVSFSDFLRPERKFDSLDALKKQICMDIENRRNINDK; this is encoded by the coding sequence TTGGATATAAAAGATTTTTCAGGAAAGAAGACTGCTGTGGCACTCGGTATGTTTGACGGAGTACACAACGGCCACCGTGCAGTTTTCGAAAGGGCAGAAAGCTTCAGCGAACAGGGAGCGGAAGCTGCCGTGTTTACCTTTGATTCCGAAAGTCTTGTGAAAAAGCACGGACAGAGTTACCGCTACGTCGTTCCGAACAGCGTAAAGCTTGAAATGATACGTAACGCAGGCATCGGGAATATCTGCTGTGCTGATTTTTCAGAGCTTAAGGATTACGAAGCTGAGGAATTTGCAAAGTCCGTTCTTGCAGGCAGAATGAATGCTGTCCGTGTAGTGTGCGGACGTGATTTCAGATTCGGAAAGGGTGCTGCAGGAGATGTTGCATCCCTCAGGGAATACGGACAGAAGTACGGTTTTGAAGTAAGTATAGTTGAACCGGTAGTTATAGACGGCGAGACTGTTTCGTCATCGAAAATACGTGAACTTTTGTCATCCGGGAATGTGAAAAAGGCAAACCGCCTTCTCGGATATAATTACAGTATAACAGGTACCGTCACCGACGGTAATCATATAGGAAGAACGATCGATTTTCCCACGATAAATCAGTCGTTCGGTGAAGGACAGCTCATACCGGCATACGGTGTCTATGCGACGAGTGTGGCCATTGACGGAAAACAGTATGACGGCATCACGAATATCGGAGTGAAGCCTACTGTTGAGAAGGAAGCAAAGCCGCTTGCCGAGACACATATACTCGGATTTTCCGGCGATCTTTACGGTAAGACGCTGGAAGTGAGCTTTTCTGATTTTCTGCGTCCGGAGAGAAAGTTTGACTCTCTTGATGCGCTTAAAAAACAGATTTGTATGGATATTGAAAACAGGAGGAATATAAATGACAAATGA
- a CDS encoding bifunctional oligoribonuclease/PAP phosphatase NrnA: protein MQIDYRQAAEIIKACDNVHILTHQSPDGDTIGSGFALYFALKKMNKKAAVIMPDGITPRYAFLGEGYEEQESFEPDSVIAVDIADPNLLGDLKDVYADRVDLCIDHHISNIMYAKNTLLNGKASAACEVLFRLFEELGLELDDRIAKCLYTGIATDTGCFKFSNSSREAHETAGKLIGGYDFDFARINREMFDIKSRARIKLEQHLLGNMNMYCGERIAVISVTEELRQNLGVPDEEFDGVAGLSLQIQGVEVAVTIKEKKPGEYKVSMRSAGKVNVSAVCKEFGGGGHICASGCLVKASLEDAEKQLVAAVEKAMGE from the coding sequence ATGCAGATAGATTACAGACAGGCGGCAGAGATCATAAAGGCCTGTGACAATGTTCACATACTCACTCATCAGAGCCCGGACGGCGATACCATCGGTTCCGGATTTGCACTTTACTTTGCCTTGAAAAAAATGAACAAAAAAGCAGCGGTCATCATGCCGGACGGCATAACTCCGCGCTATGCTTTTCTGGGCGAAGGATATGAGGAGCAGGAGAGTTTTGAACCGGACAGCGTTATCGCTGTGGACATAGCTGACCCGAATCTTCTCGGTGATCTTAAAGACGTTTATGCAGACAGAGTGGATCTTTGCATCGACCATCATATTTCCAACATCATGTATGCAAAAAATACGCTTTTGAACGGAAAAGCCTCAGCGGCATGCGAGGTACTGTTCCGACTTTTTGAGGAACTAGGTCTTGAACTCGATGACAGGATAGCAAAGTGCCTTTACACCGGCATTGCGACTGACACCGGATGCTTTAAGTTCAGCAATTCATCGCGTGAAGCCCACGAGACTGCGGGAAAGCTTATCGGCGGATATGATTTTGACTTTGCCCGAATCAACCGTGAGATGTTCGACATCAAGAGCCGCGCAAGAATAAAGCTTGAACAGCATCTGCTCGGTAACATGAACATGTACTGCGGCGAACGTATCGCAGTAATTTCAGTTACTGAGGAACTTCGTCAGAACCTTGGTGTTCCTGATGAGGAATTCGACGGAGTTGCAGGACTTTCGCTTCAGATACAGGGCGTTGAAGTCGCTGTTACGATCAAGGAAAAGAAGCCGGGCGAGTACAAGGTTTCTATGCGTTCCGCAGGAAAAGTAAATGTTTCTGCGGTTTGTAAGGAATTCGGCGGCGGCGGTCACATCTGCGCGTCGGGCTGTCTTGTGAAGGCATCACTTGAGGATGCTGAAAAGCAGCTTGTAGCAGCTGTCGAAAAGGCAATGGGTGAATAA